TCGGTGGCCGGATCAAAGCGCAGGCGCAGGCGATCGCCCACCTGGTGCAGGCCATGTTGCAGGTAGGCATCGAAGCATTCCGGGTCGAACCCGCGAAACAGTGTCTTGCCGGCAAAGTAGCTGCGTGCGGCCTCCAGGTCGCTGAACTCTTCACGCCGGCCCAGGGTGCGCCCGGCCGGAGTCAGCCGGTCGATAAAACCAAAGCGCTTGGCGGCGCGGATCACCCAGCGGTCGGCACGGGTCAGCACCGGCGAGTCGAGCATCACCACCCCGCGATACAGCTGCGGGCAACGCATGGCCGCGTGCAGGTGCAGCACGCCCCCCAGGGAGTGCCCCACGCCCCACACCGGCTCCGGTTGCAGCTGCAGATGGTGGATCAGTTCGTCCACCAGGTTCTGCCAGTTATCGTCCACCGGAAACCTGGAGTCGTGACCGTGCTGCGGCAAGTGAGCTACTGCGTATTCCGGGGCCAGGGCGGCAAACAGCTTGCCGTAGGTGGCCGACGGGAACCCATTGGCGTGGGCAAAAAACACCTGCTGCGACATACCGGTTCCATCTTCAAAAACAGAGATTGATTGTCGCCAGCCGCAAGGCCCACAGCAATGACCGTAACCGCCAGGAATGATGACACTCACGCCACATCTATCGTACCGGCGGGTTCTCGCCCAGCGGCACCACGGCCATGGTCAGGCGCGAGACGCAATTGGCCTTGCCGTCGTCGCTGGTCAGGCGAATGTCCCAGACCTGGGTGGTGCGGCCGATATGGATCGCCTTGGCCACCGCCGTCACCCGCCCGCTGCGCACACCGCGCAGGTGGTTGGCATTCACCTCCAGGCCCACGCAATAGAACTTGCTCGCGTCGATGCACAGGTAGGCGGCCATGGAGCCGACGCTCTCGGCCAATACCACCGACGCGCCACCATGCAACAGGCCGAAGGGCTGATGGGTGCGGTGGTCGACCACCATGCTGGCGGTCAGGGAGTCGTCGTCAAAACGTTCAAAGCGGATATCCAGCAGCTCACCGATGGTGTTTTTCTGGGCCGCGTTGAGTTGCTCGATATTCGGTTGGGTACGCCACAGGCTCATGCGAATTGTCCTTATTGGTTTTATTACGACCCTAATCCTGCCACACAATCGCCTCGCTGCGCTCGCTCCAGGCCTGAAACTGCGCGCCGTAAGTCGACTCGATCACATTGCGCTTGATCTTCAAGGTCGGCGTCAGAAAGCCGTTCTCCACCGCCCAGTTGTCCTTGACCACCACCAACTGCCGCAGCCGCTCATGTTTATCCAGCGCCGCGTTGACCTGCTCCAGCCAAGGTTCAAGGCTGGCGTGCAGCGCCTTTCGGTCCTGGCTGCCCGCCGACAACACGCACAAGCCCATGGGCGCTATCAGCCCGTCGCCCACCACACATACCTGCTCGATGCGTGCATGCTCGGCCAGGCGGTTCTCAATCGGCGCCGGGGCCACGTACTTGCCTTTGCTGGTCTTGAAGATTTCCTTGAGCCGCCCGGTCAGGCGCAGGCGGCCGTCGGCGTCCTGCTCGCCCTTGTCACCGGTGCGCAGAAAGCCATCGGCGGTGAGGGTTTCAGCGGTTTTATCCGGGTCCTTGAAATAGCCGAGCATGGTCGCACCACTGCGCACCTGTACTTCGCCCGAGGGGTCGAGACGCACCTCCACCCCGGGGCATGGCAGGCCGATCCAGCCGAGGGTCTGCTGGCCGGGGCGGCACACATGGGAGTAACCGCAGCTCTCGGTCATGCCATACACCTCAAGCACATCCAGGCCCAGGCGCTGGTACCAGCGCAACAGGGCCTGCGGCACGGGCGCCGCACCGGAGAGGGCAATGCGCAACGCATCCAGGCCCAGCCCGGCCAGCACCTTGCGGCCTACACGCGTGCCGATAAAGGGCAGGCGCAGCAGGGTGTCCAGGCGCTTCTCCGGGATCTTGGCGTAGACCCCCAACTGGAATTTGGTCCAGATGCGCGGCACACCGAACAGCGCGGTCGGCCGAGCCCGGCGCAGGTCGGTCAGAAAAGTATCGAGGCTCTCGGCGAAAAATACGGTTTGCCCGGTGTAAATCGCGGCCATCTCGACAAACATCCGCTCGGCCACATGGCACAGCGGCAGGTAGGACAACAGCCGGTCGCCCTCCCCCAGGCCGAACAATTCGGTGCCCCGCGTGGCCGCAAACCCCAGCGCGCCGAAGCTGTGCATCACGCCTTTGGGCAGGCCGGTGGTGCCGGAGGTGTAGATAATGGTGGCCAGGTCGGACGCGGCAGGCTGCGGGTCATCTTCGATCGGCGGCCCGGCTTGCAGGTCGGCCCAGCGGTAATCGAACGCGCCGGTGGGGCACAGCGGCAGGCTGATGGTCGGCACGCCCACCGGTACGCCGGGGGCCATGGCCCGCCAGTCATCGAGCTTGCCGATAAACACCAGCGCCGCCTCGGAATGGGTCAGCACATGGGCGACGGAATCGGCGGTGAGGTTGGGGTACAGCGGCACCGACACATGCCCGGCCATCCAGATCGCCAGGTCGGCGATGATCCAGTGCGCGCAATTTTTCGAGATCAGCGCAATGTGCGAGCCGGGCGGCAGTTGCCGGGCGCGCAGCCAGTGCGCGGCGCAACGGGCCTGGTGGCCGACTTCGCCCCAGGACAGGGTCTGCACCTCTGCCCCGCCAACGGGCTGCACCAGAAAGGCTTTGCGCGGGTGCCGCGCTTCACGTTCGAAGAAGACCTGCAACGGCAAACGAAAAGCGACGGGCATGGGACGCGCTCCTTTGTGGTCCGATGATAGCCAACCAAGCACTTGCTCGGTTGACTATATAGCACACACAAAGCCGCGATAAAGCCTACGGATTCTTCACACTGACCAGGCTCATCAGCCCCGCCAGCGGGAAGTCGCCTTCCAATTCCGCCAGGCTGGCGGTGTACATCGGTTGCGGTTGGCGCTGATGGCCGTGCTGCAGGAAGCTGATCAGGCTGCCCACCAGCGGCTGATGGCTGACCAGCAGCACGTTGTCATCGGTGTCGAGTTTTTCCAGCACCTGCAGCGGGTTACCCTCCGGTGTCAGCCACGGCACCGTGCGGATTTGCGCTTCAAAACCCAACGCCTCGCGTACCAGCTCTGCGGTCTGCTGCGCCCGTACATAGGGGCTGGCGAGGATCGCGCTGAGCGGCTGGCCGATCAGGTGCGCCGCGCTGCGCAACACTTCGGCGCGGCCGTGCTCGGTGAGGTTGCGTTCGGCGTCGGTGCGGGCATGCCCTTGTGCCTCACCGTGGCGCAAGATCCACAGTTTCACAGCTTCGGCTCCTCATCACGCGCCGGGTGCGGTGCCGGTGGCACGCTGTGGGGCGCCTCGCCCTCGGGGGCACGCGGGGTAGGCCAATCGGCGAACGGCCAGGGCTTCTGCTCGGTATGGAAGCTGCCGAAACGCCCGATCTGCGCGAGGAACTGGCTGAGGCTGTCGCCAAAGTTCATCAGGCCCAGGTTCGGCGCGCCGTAGACCAGGCGGTAGATCAACTGCACCACCACCAGCGCGCCGAGCAGGAACTGCGCCACCTGCC
The genomic region above belongs to Pseudomonas poae and contains:
- a CDS encoding DUF4389 domain-containing protein is translated as MNDPKAAPKYESILLRILWMLVFALVWQVAQFLLGALVVVQLIYRLVYGAPNLGLMNFGDSLSQFLAQIGRFGSFHTEQKPWPFADWPTPRAPEGEAPHSVPPAPHPARDEEPKL
- a CDS encoding alpha/beta hydrolase → MSQQVFFAHANGFPSATYGKLFAALAPEYAVAHLPQHGHDSRFPVDDNWQNLVDELIHHLQLQPEPVWGVGHSLGGVLHLHAAMRCPQLYRGVVMLDSPVLTRADRWVIRAAKRFGFIDRLTPAGRTLGRREEFSDLEAARSYFAGKTLFRGFDPECFDAYLQHGLHQVGDRLRLRFDPATEISIYRGVPHTSPGQVRQLKVPLAVVRGRQSRVVMRHHASGVGRLPMGEMLTMPGGHMFPLERPQDTATLIKTLFSRWQAREQSCA
- a CDS encoding AMP-binding protein — protein: MPVAFRLPLQVFFEREARHPRKAFLVQPVGGAEVQTLSWGEVGHQARCAAHWLRARQLPPGSHIALISKNCAHWIIADLAIWMAGHVSVPLYPNLTADSVAHVLTHSEAALVFIGKLDDWRAMAPGVPVGVPTISLPLCPTGAFDYRWADLQAGPPIEDDPQPAASDLATIIYTSGTTGLPKGVMHSFGALGFAATRGTELFGLGEGDRLLSYLPLCHVAERMFVEMAAIYTGQTVFFAESLDTFLTDLRRARPTALFGVPRIWTKFQLGVYAKIPEKRLDTLLRLPFIGTRVGRKVLAGLGLDALRIALSGAAPVPQALLRWYQRLGLDVLEVYGMTESCGYSHVCRPGQQTLGWIGLPCPGVEVRLDPSGEVQVRSGATMLGYFKDPDKTAETLTADGFLRTGDKGEQDADGRLRLTGRLKEIFKTSKGKYVAPAPIENRLAEHARIEQVCVVGDGLIAPMGLCVLSAGSQDRKALHASLEPWLEQVNAALDKHERLRQLVVVKDNWAVENGFLTPTLKIKRNVIESTYGAQFQAWSERSEAIVWQD
- the sixA gene encoding phosphohistidine phosphatase SixA, which codes for MKLWILRHGEAQGHARTDAERNLTEHGRAEVLRSAAHLIGQPLSAILASPYVRAQQTAELVREALGFEAQIRTVPWLTPEGNPLQVLEKLDTDDNVLLVSHQPLVGSLISFLQHGHQRQPQPMYTASLAELEGDFPLAGLMSLVSVKNP
- a CDS encoding hotdog fold thioesterase gives rise to the protein MSLWRTQPNIEQLNAAQKNTIGELLDIRFERFDDDSLTASMVVDHRTHQPFGLLHGGASVVLAESVGSMAAYLCIDASKFYCVGLEVNANHLRGVRSGRVTAVAKAIHIGRTTQVWDIRLTSDDGKANCVSRLTMAVVPLGENPPVR